From the genome of Aspergillus fumigatus Af293 chromosome 1, whole genome shotgun sequence, one region includes:
- a CDS encoding CORVET complex membrane-binding subunit VPS8: MSSNIEGSDDRDREDELDLGQENEGALIPAKNGSLGGDGGGNEPENGTMAYFEEDLSPETDQDQTPDRTMPSSDNGAANLPVTPRIGQLAAAGSPNETASTPDDTPSLHGSILSPQSSSALALRASPRPSPSPSHRPFELRFQSRLSSSPLGFRPSSPFLSHIHSRKSSLTSRMSPITGESETPQGPWDVIRWTKLRKITGQAFSEVGKRNFGHPTCMAVSTSIVIGTSKGIILVFDYQQSLKTIIGTGTKAVECGAITSLALSADHSTVAGGHASGDIFTWEISRSARPFLHIPPIPTNQLEFRTSDGHIAGVSVIHLGFLGTRRTALVSADKRGMAFSHLATRGMGAVGRTVKTTRILGRYPEVSAEDHRTRRPSSVLAFSPLPLGNVEQPTDSLGLVAMLTPYLLVIVSTTPVAQTQYKSPRPKEVAAHGAMTGALAWFPAIKLKGRDSETSKTKLVYCWSNVLTVLDVDEMEMDEPPRGDRPPALEFTPRSRWKAEEAIVAVQWLSRSVLAVLTITQQLLILEDHSMRVTDAVDLLNRHIYHVDLFSSQLHSLVEQLNEEDTSMHGVVADAFYMSFRSYKGRLFLMGFNEALVGTLSNWADRLFALMEVGDFIGAIQLATSYYRGSSEKLTVGLPEEDALRQPIVREKLLEIVSASLKFAFGRNAEANNERLESRQLEELAEVSISACVSMAEYEFLWDEVFNWYEEHDSQGVFLDALEPYIVDGAVRSLPPTAVKALINHFSTNHSTSRLEEIICLLDTTTMDIDQVTNLCKHYNLYDAFIYVWNRCLGDYVGPLEELIALIPSQAESLVNGDSIDEPNLHANAAKMFPYLSFVLTGRIYPTGEEMDDAEATRAKTALYDYLFSGNQSGTSQAIGRFPSLHAMLKFDASSFMSMLNEAFEDSFLNDQEPDEIPAQGVSINRQYLISILFQVMTPTSFDSSDTIYLDMFVARNLPKYPQYILLSGTTLHQVLVRLCRYPSEEMADDCELSAEYLLSIYHPPDIQNMIPLFREARFYRILKSTYRSEKQFPELILTYLEDPSEQEAVFTCLQDCLRPGSILGKKQRRDVIDVIKRRARQLAGIDVRKAAQTMQEFVPETHETFLKALEDDGYKQYQYLLVVVESPTRDVAEAGAPRNVANWMIERYVQLLCRYNPSHVAEFVDDLRAGDVHLEELLPAMEESGVVDAAVILLVRQGQVRAAMDRLIAHLGALQSGLVGILQSARVSPDSASTAEAITDLLESLDKYAHVGIWLCQSQSQTTKTSRPERNGTGSKVALDQPLSFNETLWLDLIEAVVRTASSVFALVRGQQVYDGKLTQMAPETSSPGDNTAQLMSSVRTLVQQVFTALLSSTVKLGGATPSAERTDVTFLRILRAFLTRAASWSPSLFELRAVLASVFSAYTYEKSLLALANGMLDRDLFVHVEEVTGLRQRGWRPRGQACEICRQRIWGPGVGSQYWEAWEKRQDGERQRRAIKLLEGRFDPATARGKGKAAAVGAAAGPSLHYNGHVEHDHQHREGVGAPEADEPFLNADEKRIGPAVVFSCRHLYHHQCLVDMTQAGRRGKRNSAHFAPDGTGLELSCPTCT; this comes from the exons ATGAGCTCCAATATTGAGGGCAGTGATGACCGGGACCGcgaggatgagctggacTTGGGCCAGGAGAATGAGGGAGCTCTCATACCTGCCAAAAATGGGTCTCTAGGAGGCGATGGGGGCGGCAATGAACCGGAAAATGGTACAATGGCTTACTTTGAGGAGGATCTCTCCCCAGAGACCGACCAAGACCAGACGCCAGACAGAACGATGCCCTCGTCTGACAACGGGGCTGCCAATCTTCCAGTAACGCCCCGGATCGGGCagctcgctgctgctggcagtCCCAATGAGACAGCCTCGACACCGGATGATACCCCTTCTTTACAT GGCTCCATTCTCTCGCCACAAAGCAGCAGTGCTCTGGCGCTCCgagcatctcctcgtcctAGTCCCAGCCCTTCTCATCGTCCGTTCGAGCTCCGCTTTCAGTCGAggctctcctcctcccctctcGGGTTCCGGCCATCCTCGCCGTTTCTGTCGCATATTCACTCGCGAAAGTCTTCCCTTACAAGCCGCATGTCCCCGATCACCGGAGAGTCTGAAACCCCTCAAGGCCCTTGGGATGTAATTCGGTGGACCAAGCTTCGAAAGATTACCGGGCAAGCATTCTCAGAAGTAGGCAAGCGGAACTTTGGTCATCCGACGTGCATGGCGGTTTCTACAAGTATTGTGATTGGAACGTCTAAAGGAATCATTCTGGTGTTTGATTACCAGCAAAGCTTGAAGACCATCATTGGAACAGGAACAAAGG CTGTTGAATGTGGTGCCATCACCTCGCTGGCACTTTCAGCAGATCACTCCACAGTCGCCGGGGGCCATGCCTCTGGCGACATATTCACATGGGAGATCTCGCGCTCTGCTCGGCCTTTCCTTCACATACCCCCAATACCCACGAATCAACTCGAGTTTCGGACCTCCGATGGTCACATAGCAGGAGTGTCGGTGATTCACCTTGGCTTCCTGGGAACGAGACGAACTGCGCTGGTGTCGGCTGACAAGCGAGGAATGGCTTTCTCGCATCTGGCCACTCGTGGCATGGGCGCAGTAGGTCGAACGGTGAAGACAACACGTATCCTGGGCCGGTATCCCGAAGTCTCCGCCGAGGATCATCGCACCCGGAGACCGAGCTCCGTCCTTGCCTTTTCGCCTCTCCCTCTTGGTAACGTCGAACAGCCAACCGATTCGCTGGGCCTGGTCGCTATGCTGACGCCCTACCTCCTCGTGATTGTCTCCACGACACCCGTAGCGCAAACGCAATACAAGTCACCACGCCCGAAAGAGGTTGCCGCCCACGGTGCGATGACCGGCGCGCTGGCTTGGTTTCCAGCAATTAAGTTGAAGGGCAGAGACTCTGAGACTTCTAAGACGAAGCTTGTTTATTGTTGGTCCAACGTGCTGACAGTCCTGGATGTCgatgagatggagatggatgaacCGCCACGTGGAGATAGACCCCCTGCTCTGGAATTCACACCGCGAAGCCGATGGAAGGCCGAAGAGGCGATCGTTGCCGTGCAGTGGCTGAGTCGCTCAGTACTAGCGGTGCTCACAATCACTCAGCAGCTGCTGATTCTTGAGGACCATTCTATGCGAGTGACTGACGCCGTGGATTTGCTGAATCGGCACATATACCATGTCGACCTTTTCTCCTCGCAGCTGCATTCCTTAGTTGAGCAACTGAATGAGGAAGATACGTCAATGCATGGCGTTGTCGCTGATGCTTTTTACATGAGCTTCCGCTCGTACAAAGGACGTCTCTTCTTGATGGGCTTCAATGAAGCACTTGTGGGGACTCTTTCCAACTGGGCGGATCGGCTCTTTGCACTCATGGAGGTTGGTGATTTCATTGGTGCCATCCAATTGGCGACATCATACTATAGGGGTAGTTCCGAGAAATTGACCGTAGGTCTGCCGGAAGAGGATGCGCTGAGGCAACCTATTGTTCGCGAAAAACTGTTGGAGATTGTATCGGCCTCGTTGAAGTTTGCTTTTGGCCGAAACGCAGAAGCCAACAACGAGCGCCTCGAAAGCCGTCAGCTCGAGGAACTGGCCGAGGTTTCGATATCTGCCTGTGTTAGTATGGCGGAGTACGAGTTTCTCTGGGATGAGGTCTTCAATTGGTACGAGGAGCATGATTCCCAGGGTGTCTTCCTCGATGCTCTTGAGCCCTATATCGTGGACGGAGCAGTGCGCTCCCTCCCTCCAACTGCTGTCAAGGCTCTAATCAACCACTTCAGCACGAATCATTCGACCAGCCGATTGGAAGAGATCATCTGTCTACTCGATACCACAACGATGGACATTGACCAGGTCACAAATCTTTGCAAACACTATAATTTATACGACGCCTTTATATATGTATGGAACCGCTGCCTTGGTGACTACGTGGGCCCACTCGAGGAACTTATTGCGCTCATCCCGTCGCAGGCAGAATCTCTGGTCAACGGGGATTCGATAGATGAGCCCAATCTACATGCAAATGCTGCAAAAATGTTCCCATATCTCTCGTTTGTGCTCACCGGCCGCATCTATCCGACTGGTGAAGAGATGGACGATGCTGAGGCCACGAGAGCCAAGACAGCATTGTACGACTACCTCTTCTCTGGGAACCAATCTGGCACTTCCCAAGCGATAGGAAGGTTTCCGAGTCTGCATGCCATGTTGAAGTTTGACGCATCTAGCTTTATGAGCATGCTGAACGAGGCGTTTGAGGATAGTTTCCTCAACGACCAGGAGCCCGATGAGATCCCCGCGCAAGGAGTCTCCATCAACCGCCAATACCTGATCAGCATTCTGTTCCAGGTTATGACGCCTACTTCTTTCGATTCTTCAGATACCATCTACCTCGACATGTTCGTTGCGCGCAACCTGCCCAAATACCCTCAATATATCCTATTGTCTGGCACTACACTTCATCAAGTACTGGTGCGATTATGTCGCTACCCGAgtgaggagatggcggacgACTGTGAGCTCAGTGCCGAATACTTACTGTCTATCTACCATCCTCCGGATATTCAGAACATGATCCCCCTTTTCCGGGAAGCTCGCTTCTACCGAATCTTGAAATCCACATATCGCTCTGAGAAACAATTCCCCGAGTTGATACTTACTTATCTTGAGGACCCCAGCGAGCAGGAAGCGGTATTCACTTGTCTGCAGGACTGTCTCCGTCCCGGCTCTATATTGGGCAAAAAGCAAAGACGAGATGTCATCGACGTGATCAAGAGACGTGCAAGACAACTAGCTGGTATTGATGTAAGGAAAGCCGCGCAGACAATGCAGGAATTCGTCCCCGAAACGCATGAGACATTCCTCAAGGCTCTGGAGGACGACGGTTACAAGCAGTATCAGTATCTGCTTGTTGTCGTGGAAAGCCCGACGCGGGATGTTGCGGAGGCAGGGGCTCCCCGAAACGTCGCAAACTGGATGATTGAGCGATATGTGCAGCTGCTCTGCAGGTACAACCCCTCGCACGTTGCGGAGTTCGTAGATGACTTGCGAGCGGGCGATGTACATCTGGAGGAGTTGCTGCCTGCCATGGAAGAGAGCGGGGTGGTCGATGCGGCCGTCATTCTGCTTGTGAGACAAGGCCAGGTGCGAGCTGCAATGGACCGGCTCATCGCTCACTTGGGAGCACTGCAATCGGGTCTGGTGGGAATATTGCAGAGTGCGCGGGTGTCTCCCGACTCAGCCAGTACGGCCGAAGCGATTACCGATCTCCTTGAATCCTTGGACAAGTACGCGCATGTTGGCATCTGGTTGTGCCAAAGTCAAAGCCAGACAACCAAGACGTCGCGACCGGAGAGGAACGGCACTGGCAGCAAGGTCGCGTTGGACCAGCCTCTCTCGTTCAACGAGACCTTGTGGCTGGATCTCATTGAAGCAGTAGTTCGCACCGCGAGCAGTGTATTTGCTCTGGTGCGGGGACAGCAAGTTTATGACGGCAAACTCACCCAGATGGCCCCTGAGACCTCTTCACCGGGTGACAATACCGCCCAACTCATGTCGTCCGTCCGCACTCTGGTTCAACAAGTATTCACTGCTCTTCTGTCCAGCACGGTCAAGCTAGGCGGAGCAACACCTAGTGCCGAGCGGACCGATGTAACCTTTCTCCGCATCCTACGTGCATTTCTCACTCGAGCTGCCAGCTGGTCACCATCGCTGTTCGAGCTGCGTGCCGTTCTGGCATCGGTCTTCTCCGCCTACACGTATGAAAAATCTCTACTGGCTCTGGCTAATGGCATGCTCGATCGAGACCTCTTTGTGCATGTGGAGGAGGTCACGGGGTTGCGCCAACGGGGATGGCGGCCGAGGGGGCAAGCGTGCGAGATCTGCCGGCAGCGCATCTGGGGTCCCGGGGTGGGGTCGCAGTACTGGGAAGCATGGGAGAAAAGACAGGACGGGGAGCGGCAACGGCGGGCGATCAAACTGCTGGAAGGCAGATTTGATCCTGCAACTGCcaggggaaagggaaaggctGCTGCCGTGGGCGCAGCCGCTGGTCCGTCACTGCACTACAACGGACATGTGGAGCATGACCATCAACATCGGGAAGGTGTCGGAGCACCTGAAGCTGACGAGCCTTTCCTCAATGCCGACGAAAAGCGCATCGGCCCCGCCGTTGTATTTTCGTGCCGTCATTTGTACCACCATCAGTGTCTGGTGGACATGACTCAGGCTGGCCGTCGTGGTAAGCGAAACTCGGCCCATTTTGCGCCGGATGGAACAGGGTTGGAGTTGTCATGTCCGACTTGTACATAA